Proteins found in one Brachyspira murdochii DSM 12563 genomic segment:
- a CDS encoding sulfatase family protein: protein MNKKPNIILITADQMRADSIGYINEEVKTPVLNELAENGSVFTNSFCSSPVCTPSRASIFTGRYPMNTGAWNIGTELNEDEITLADHLKEEGYFNIASGKMHFRPQLKNLNWEFEYVPKRDRVREKDKTYFGFDITHITEDDKQGEYLDFANSHGCNLETGKGHDGINPIKEELHQTYWTAQKAIDEMDNFDFDKPLFMWVSFVDPHHPFDPIKKYYDIYKDIKPKELNSKSKLDTKRPEYLTKQGDRGYWPGGGEEHNYSEKEIEEIKKLYYGMISFIDAQIGRIIDKLKEKNEWDNTIIIFTSDHGEYLGDYGLLRKGPFMYDCLIKTPLLFYGKDIIKNKSDEIIENIDIVPTVLELIGKEVPYGIQGHSIKDILTGKDKEKTYKKGAIVTYDAHDRGIFIKTYRTKKYKLSIFLNEEYGELYDLEKDSNETNNLFFSSEYNDIKNKLLLEMCHKMIECSDPLNERYASW from the coding sequence ATGAATAAAAAACCTAATATTATATTAATAACAGCAGACCAAATGAGGGCTGATTCTATAGGATATATTAATGAAGAAGTAAAAACTCCAGTATTAAATGAATTAGCAGAAAATGGAAGTGTATTCACTAATTCTTTTTGTTCGAGTCCTGTATGTACGCCATCAAGAGCATCAATATTTACTGGAAGATATCCTATGAATACAGGTGCTTGGAATATAGGTACAGAATTAAACGAAGATGAAATAACACTAGCAGATCATTTAAAGGAAGAAGGTTATTTCAATATAGCTTCAGGAAAAATGCATTTCAGACCGCAGCTCAAAAACCTTAACTGGGAATTCGAATATGTTCCTAAAAGAGACAGAGTAAGAGAAAAAGACAAAACATATTTCGGATTTGATATTACACATATAACAGAGGATGATAAACAAGGCGAATATTTAGATTTTGCAAATAGTCATGGATGCAATTTGGAAACTGGTAAAGGACATGATGGTATTAACCCTATAAAAGAAGAATTACATCAAACTTATTGGACAGCTCAAAAAGCAATAGATGAAATGGATAATTTTGATTTTGATAAACCGTTATTTATGTGGGTTAGTTTTGTAGACCCTCATCACCCATTTGACCCTATAAAAAAGTATTATGATATTTATAAAGATATTAAACCTAAAGAACTTAACAGCAAATCAAAATTAGATACTAAAAGACCAGAATATCTAACTAAACAAGGAGATAGGGGATATTGGCCGGGGGGAGGTGAAGAACATAACTATTCAGAAAAAGAAATTGAAGAGATAAAAAAACTATATTATGGTATGATTAGTTTTATAGATGCACAAATAGGACGTATTATAGATAAATTAAAAGAAAAAAATGAATGGGATAATACAATAATAATATTTACAAGTGATCATGGAGAATATTTAGGAGATTACGGATTATTAAGAAAAGGACCATTCATGTATGACTGCCTCATAAAAACTCCTTTGCTATTTTATGGAAAAGATATTATAAAAAATAAAAGTGATGAGATAATAGAAAATATAGATATAGTACCAACTGTATTAGAATTAATAGGAAAAGAAGTACCGTATGGTATACAAGGTCATAGCATAAAAGATATACTTACAGGAAAAGATAAAGAAAAAACATACAAAAAAGGTGCTATTGTTACTTATGATGCTCATGACAGAGGAATATTTATAAAAACCTACAGAACTAAAAAATACAAACTTTCTATATTTTTGAATGAAGAATACGGTGAATTATATGATTTAGAAAAAGACAGCAATGAAACTAATAATTTATTTTTTAGTAGTGAATATAATGATATAAAAAATAAATTACTTCTTGAAATGTGCCATAAAATGATAGAATGCAGTGATCCATTAAATGAGAGATATGCTAGTTGGTAA
- a CDS encoding ABC transporter substrate-binding protein, with protein sequence MKKTLKLIITLLIAVTSLFILASCANKGGASSGDAKTLKVAVMPFLNSVPIEYMINNKLDQKYGFTIETVYFPSGGPMNEALGAGLWEVGTLSAASVYSLANYNAHVVADIGHSEGGIEVLVNPDSDILTVKGVNKDFPEVYGDAATLKGKTIAVPTGTISHLNVIHWLRAINVDPNTVNIVHMEFPQAYQALKAKKIDAAALNPPTSFSAEADGMKIVSSLTTLNIPQFDSIIVSDEAYNNKKDTIVLYIKAFLEACDALQADTNMAAEELLNWYTKNGSSSTIEACQSEVSTRPFVTTEEIKNIKTGDSVRITADFFASQSLITEDKLPIVDKNVDTELLNKALN encoded by the coding sequence ATGAAAAAAACATTAAAACTTATTATTACGCTATTAATTGCAGTTACAAGTTTGTTCATATTAGCCTCATGTGCTAATAAAGGCGGAGCATCTTCTGGAGATGCCAAAACATTAAAAGTAGCTGTAATGCCGTTTTTAAACTCTGTACCTATTGAGTATATGATAAATAACAAATTGGATCAAAAATATGGTTTTACAATAGAAACTGTATATTTCCCATCAGGCGGTCCTATGAATGAAGCATTAGGTGCTGGTTTATGGGAAGTTGGTACTTTGAGTGCTGCTTCTGTTTATTCTTTAGCTAATTATAATGCTCATGTTGTTGCTGATATAGGTCACTCTGAAGGCGGAATAGAAGTATTAGTTAATCCTGACTCTGACATTTTAACTGTAAAAGGTGTTAATAAAGACTTTCCAGAAGTTTATGGAGATGCTGCTACATTAAAAGGAAAAACTATAGCTGTACCTACTGGAACAATATCACATTTAAATGTTATACATTGGTTAAGAGCTATAAATGTTGATCCTAATACAGTTAATATAGTTCATATGGAATTCCCTCAGGCATATCAGGCATTAAAAGCAAAAAAAATAGATGCAGCAGCTTTAAATCCTCCTACTTCTTTCTCTGCTGAAGCTGACGGAATGAAAATAGTTTCAAGTTTAACTACATTAAATATACCTCAGTTTGACTCAATAATAGTTTCAGATGAAGCATATAATAATAAAAAAGATACTATAGTTTTATATATTAAAGCATTCTTAGAAGCATGCGATGCTTTGCAGGCAGATACTAATATGGCAGCAGAAGAATTATTAAATTGGTATACAAAAAACGGCTCAAGCTCTACTATAGAGGCATGTCAGTCTGAAGTATCTACTCGTCCTTTTGTTACTACAGAAGAAATTAAAAATATAAAAACAGGTGATTCTGTAAGAATAACAGCTGACTTCTTTGCAAGCCAATCACTTATTACAGAAGATAAATTGCCTATTGTTGATAAAAATGTAGATACTGAATTATTAAATAAAGCATTGAATTAA
- a CDS encoding ABC transporter permease: MEENIIINSSLKEKEKIVIANKKRERNKFFIISVISVVIFLIIWQLITDVFKLFPSYSLPSPYTVFKSFIYKLTNKAPDNGTLFQHILASLQVALTGYFLGAAIGIPLGICMAWFKKFNLVATPLFDLIRPIPTIAWIPMMILWFGIGLGAKSAIVFMSAFVPCVINTYSGIKATTQVHLWVAQTFGASRGQMLKEVAIPTALPYIFTGLRVSLGASWTSLCAAEMLAASRGLGFMIQLNRQLARADLIIVGMLTIGAVGAILSVGLGYLEKKFVKR, from the coding sequence ATGGAAGAGAATATAATAATTAATTCCTCACTTAAAGAAAAAGAAAAAATCGTCATAGCCAATAAAAAAAGAGAGAGAAATAAATTTTTTATTATATCTGTAATATCTGTTGTAATATTTCTTATAATATGGCAGTTAATAACAGATGTATTTAAATTATTTCCTTCATATTCTCTTCCAAGTCCTTATACAGTTTTTAAATCTTTTATTTATAAACTTACAAACAAAGCACCAGATAATGGTACATTATTCCAACATATATTAGCTTCTTTGCAAGTAGCATTAACTGGTTATTTTTTAGGTGCTGCCATAGGAATACCGCTTGGAATATGTATGGCTTGGTTTAAAAAATTCAATTTAGTAGCAACTCCATTATTCGACCTTATAAGACCAATACCTACTATAGCATGGATACCTATGATGATATTATGGTTCGGTATAGGATTAGGAGCAAAATCAGCAATAGTATTTATGTCAGCATTTGTACCTTGTGTTATTAACACATACAGCGGAATAAAAGCTACTACACAGGTACATTTATGGGTTGCTCAGACTTTTGGAGCTTCAAGAGGGCAAATGCTTAAAGAAGTTGCAATACCTACAGCTTTACCTTATATATTTACAGGACTTAGAGTATCATTGGGGGCTTCTTGGACTTCTTTATGTGCTGCTGAAATGCTTGCAGCAAGCAGAGGTTTGGGATTTATGATACAGTTAAATAGGCAATTAGCTAGGGCTGATTTAATAATAGTTGGTATGCTCACAATAGGTGCAGTAGGTGCTATTCTATCAGTGGGATTAGGATATTTAGAGAAAAAATTTGTTAAGAGATGA
- a CDS encoding ABC transporter permease — protein sequence MKDKKRIKLSDFEKPIWAIISIAGFLIVWQLLTTYTPIKITTPKPLEVFKFLLWSINHNIGQQTILGHVLISIFRVLAGFAIGAVTGIILGISMGVNKYVRAVVRPFFEVFRQIPPIAWIPMAILWFGIGEVPKIFIIFIGTFVNVTLNAYAGSSQVNPTLIGAAKMLGSNDRDIFLHVILPASVPQIFNGMQVGFSVSWMGVLAAEMVSSFAGVGWVIIRGSDTANIPQVLAGMITIGIVGLLLSSLMRYIEKRLTIWNSTGI from the coding sequence ATGAAAGATAAAAAAAGAATTAAATTATCTGATTTTGAGAAACCTATTTGGGCAATCATATCCATAGCAGGATTTTTAATTGTATGGCAATTATTAACAACTTATACCCCTATAAAAATAACAACACCTAAACCGTTAGAAGTATTTAAATTTCTACTATGGAGTATAAATCATAATATAGGACAGCAAACCATATTAGGGCATGTACTAATAAGTATATTCAGAGTATTAGCAGGATTTGCAATAGGTGCTGTAACAGGAATTATACTTGGTATATCTATGGGAGTAAATAAATATGTAAGAGCTGTAGTGAGACCATTTTTTGAAGTATTCAGACAAATACCTCCTATAGCTTGGATACCTATGGCTATACTTTGGTTCGGAATAGGGGAGGTTCCAAAAATATTTATAATATTTATTGGTACTTTTGTTAATGTTACTTTAAACGCTTATGCAGGAAGTTCTCAGGTTAATCCTACTCTAATAGGTGCAGCTAAAATGCTTGGCTCAAATGATAGAGATATATTTTTGCATGTTATACTTCCAGCTTCAGTACCTCAAATATTTAATGGTATGCAGGTAGGATTTTCAGTAAGCTGGATGGGTGTATTAGCTGCTGAAATGGTGAGTTCATTTGCTGGTGTAGGCTGGGTTATAATAAGAGGGTCTGATACAGCAAATATTCCTCAGGTTTTGGCTGGTATGATAACTATAGGTATAGTTGGTTTATTATTATCTTCTTTAATGAGATATATAGAGAAAAGATTAACTATTTGGAATTCTACAGGAATATAA
- a CDS encoding ABC transporter ATP-binding protein — MENKTIIKMNHVNKVFFSEHGYKEVIKDINLEVKENEFVVLFGPGQCGKTTLINLIAGLETSEDSDIVVNGKKVTAPHPERGVVYQTTALFPFLTVMENVEFGPRARGIPKKERREKAKYYIDLVGLNGFENSYPNQLSGGMRQRVGIARAYCNEPVVMLLDEPFGHLDAQTRYMMEEEIEKIWQKEKRTVVFVTNNIEEAVYLGDRIILLTNCPTVVKKEYIIDLPRPRKLTDPNFLKIRNEINDNMDITL, encoded by the coding sequence ATGGAAAATAAAACTATTATAAAAATGAATCATGTAAATAAAGTATTTTTCAGCGAACATGGATATAAAGAGGTTATAAAAGATATTAATCTTGAAGTTAAAGAAAATGAATTTGTAGTATTATTCGGACCAGGTCAATGTGGAAAAACTACATTAATAAATTTAATAGCAGGATTAGAAACATCTGAAGACTCTGACATAGTAGTTAATGGCAAAAAGGTAACAGCACCGCACCCTGAAAGAGGAGTTGTATATCAGACTACAGCTTTATTTCCATTTTTAACTGTTATGGAAAATGTAGAGTTCGGTCCTAGAGCAAGAGGCATACCAAAAAAAGAAAGAAGAGAAAAAGCCAAATATTATATAGATTTAGTAGGTCTTAACGGATTTGAAAATAGTTACCCTAATCAGTTATCAGGAGGTATGAGGCAGAGAGTGGGTATAGCTAGAGCTTACTGCAATGAACCTGTTGTAATGCTTCTTGATGAGCCTTTCGGACATTTGGATGCCCAAACAAGGTATATGATGGAAGAAGAAATTGAAAAAATTTGGCAGAAAGAAAAAAGAACTGTTGTATTTGTTACTAATAATATTGAAGAGGCTGTATATTTAGGTGATAGAATAATACTTCTTACAAATTGTCCTACAGTTGTAAAAAAAGAATATATTATAGATTTGCCTAGACCTAGAAAATTAACAGACCCTAATTTCTTAAAAATTAGAAATGAAATAAATGACAATATGGATATAACTTTATAA
- a CDS encoding ABC transporter ATP-binding protein yields the protein MTNDTREVKVKVSRLTKKFGDLLVLNDISFDVMKGEFLCIVGPTGCGKTTFLNSLTKLYKPTYGAIRIDGEHVDLKKHDIAYIFQEYSTMPWLKVEENIKFGLKIKKLPQDIINERADKVIKMVGLEKFRNFYPSELSASMLQRVVIARAFAVEPELLLMDEPYGQLDVSLRFKLEDELLNIWKTLGTTIIFITHNIEEAVYLGERVLVLTNKPTSIKKEIHIDLQHPRNIADPKFVEYREEITELIKWW from the coding sequence ATGACAAATGATACTAGAGAAGTTAAAGTAAAAGTTTCAAGACTTACAAAAAAATTCGGCGATTTATTGGTTTTAAATGATATATCATTTGATGTTATGAAAGGTGAGTTTTTATGCATAGTAGGTCCTACAGGATGCGGTAAAACTACATTCTTAAACAGCCTTACTAAACTATATAAACCAACTTATGGAGCTATACGAATAGATGGTGAACATGTAGATTTGAAAAAACATGATATAGCATATATATTTCAGGAATATTCTACTATGCCTTGGCTCAAAGTAGAAGAAAATATTAAATTCGGATTAAAAATAAAAAAACTGCCTCAGGATATAATAAATGAAAGGGCTGATAAGGTTATAAAAATGGTAGGGCTTGAAAAGTTTAGAAATTTTTATCCAAGCGAACTATCTGCTAGTATGCTTCAAAGAGTTGTTATAGCTAGGGCATTTGCTGTAGAACCAGAACTTCTTTTAATGGATGAGCCTTATGGACAATTAGATGTATCTTTAAGGTTTAAATTAGAAGATGAGCTTTTAAATATATGGAAAACTTTAGGAACTACAATAATATTCATTACTCATAATATTGAGGAAGCAGTTTATTTGGGAGAAAGAGTTTTGGTATTGACTAATAAGCCTACATCCATAAAAAAAGAAATACATATAGATTTGCAGCATCCAAGAAATATTGCTGACCCTAAATTTGTTGAATACAGAGAAGAGATAACTGAACTTATAAAGTGGTGGTAA
- a CDS encoding LacI family DNA-binding transcriptional regulator translates to MATIREIAKLAGVSIGTVDRALNNRGRIDPEVEQKILDIAKSLNYKPDKIAKSLAIRKKKFKIAAVLNTYNNVFFEDVIKGIEIAGKEIEEFGMSIIIKRCKDFDADNQLELIDDAVKEGANAMAIVAINDNRVIKKISELHHNNFPIVLLNSFVNSNDCIAYVGCNYDLAGEIAASLLNIISNGSPINLLVFSNNFNKMLGNKKRVDSLSYRLKTDYQNVRLQSVIEMEKDNNLNFNKSKDCLLKYSNTDVVICPGAETSKYVINAIKELGLYNKIKIITYDFSEVVQDGLLDRGIIASITQNPKEQGYRAIKVLFEYLLTKTIPDKRYTYIETQVIFRENLL, encoded by the coding sequence ATGGCCACTATAAGAGAAATAGCCAAACTTGCAGGAGTTTCAATAGGAACTGTAGATAGGGCTTTAAATAATAGAGGACGTATTGATCCTGAAGTTGAACAAAAAATACTTGATATTGCTAAATCATTAAACTACAAGCCAGATAAAATAGCTAAATCTCTTGCCATAAGAAAAAAGAAATTCAAAATAGCTGCTGTACTCAATACTTATAATAATGTGTTTTTTGAAGATGTTATAAAAGGCATAGAGATTGCAGGAAAAGAAATAGAAGAGTTTGGAATGTCTATTATTATAAAACGCTGTAAAGATTTTGATGCAGATAATCAGTTAGAACTTATAGATGATGCTGTAAAAGAAGGTGCTAATGCTATGGCAATAGTTGCTATAAATGATAATAGAGTTATAAAAAAAATATCAGAGCTTCATCATAATAATTTTCCTATAGTGCTTTTAAACTCTTTTGTAAATAGTAATGATTGTATAGCATATGTTGGATGTAATTATGATTTGGCAGGAGAGATAGCAGCTTCTCTTTTAAATATTATATCTAATGGGAGTCCTATTAATTTACTTGTATTTTCTAACAATTTTAATAAAATGCTAGGTAATAAAAAACGTGTTGATAGTTTGTCGTACAGACTCAAAACAGACTATCAAAATGTTAGGCTTCAATCTGTAATAGAAATGGAAAAAGACAATAATCTTAATTTTAATAAAAGTAAAGATTGTTTATTAAAATATAGTAATACAGATGTTGTTATATGTCCGGGGGCTGAAACTAGTAAATATGTTATAAATGCTATTAAAGAATTAGGACTTTATAATAAAATAAAAATTATTACTTATGATTTTTCAGAGGTTGTACAAGATGGACTTTTGGACAGAGGTATTATAGCTTCAATAACACAAAACCCTAAAGAACAAGGTTACAGAGCAATAAAAGTTTTATTTGAATATTTACTCACAAAAACTATACCAGATAAAAGATATACATATATAGAAACACAGGTGATATTCAGAGAAAATTTATTATAG